A part of Miscanthus floridulus cultivar M001 chromosome 6, ASM1932011v1, whole genome shotgun sequence genomic DNA contains:
- the LOC136458703 gene encoding protein SPEAR1-like isoform X2 yields the protein MSGSNFGDSMGWSSSGRSSGSRRGKRGGGSGGGTDKPKQPQRGLGVAQLEKIRLQSEMAEYFHPLGQPPSLIHRTGSLNLEDARASTSSLSSSPSSSFHPTTISSPFPIHQNFAMPYGERDVRYSEFQAPIIRSPSSSAVYGNAHYAQHPNITLPLFEPQESARLKGHHDRSQSADSTSLNSDDPQDVDLELKL from the exons ATGAGTGGGAGCAACTTTGGGGACAGCATGGGGTGGAGCAGTAGCGGGAGATCGTCTGGCTCGAGAAGGGGCAAGagaggcggcggcagcggcggcggcaccgaCAAGCCCAAGCAGCCGCAGCGAGGGCTCGGCGTGGCGCAGCTTGAGAAGATTAGGTTACAGAGCGAAATGGCGGAGTACTTCCATCCCCTCGGCCAACCCCCCAGCTTGATCCACAGAACGGGCAGCCTGAACTTG GAGGATGCACGGGCGTCGACGTCCTCGCTGTCGTCGTCGCCATCTTCTTCCTTCCATCCTACCACCATCTCGTCGCCGTTCCCAATCCATCAAAATTTCGCG ATGCCATACGGCGAGAGAGACGTACGATACAGTGAATTCCAAGCTCCCATCATAAG ATCACCGAGCAGCAGTGCTGTCTATGGCAACGCACATTACGCGCAGCATCCTAACATCACATTGCCTCTCTTTGAACCACAG GAATCTGCCCGATTGAAGGGACATCATGATCGAAGTCAGTCAGCAGATTCAACAAGTTTGAACTCCGACGATCCACAAGACGTGGACCTTGAACTCAAGCTATGA
- the LOC136458703 gene encoding protein SPEAR1-like isoform X1, with product MSGSNFGDSMGWSSSGRSSGSRRGKRGGGSGGGTDKPKQPQRGLGVAQLEKIRLQSEMAEYFHPLGQPPSLIHRTGSLNLQEDARASTSSLSSSPSSSFHPTTISSPFPIHQNFAMPYGERDVRYSEFQAPIIRSPSSSAVYGNAHYAQHPNITLPLFEPQESARLKGHHDRSQSADSTSLNSDDPQDVDLELKL from the exons ATGAGTGGGAGCAACTTTGGGGACAGCATGGGGTGGAGCAGTAGCGGGAGATCGTCTGGCTCGAGAAGGGGCAAGagaggcggcggcagcggcggcggcaccgaCAAGCCCAAGCAGCCGCAGCGAGGGCTCGGCGTGGCGCAGCTTGAGAAGATTAGGTTACAGAGCGAAATGGCGGAGTACTTCCATCCCCTCGGCCAACCCCCCAGCTTGATCCACAGAACGGGCAGCCTGAACTTG CAGGAGGATGCACGGGCGTCGACGTCCTCGCTGTCGTCGTCGCCATCTTCTTCCTTCCATCCTACCACCATCTCGTCGCCGTTCCCAATCCATCAAAATTTCGCG ATGCCATACGGCGAGAGAGACGTACGATACAGTGAATTCCAAGCTCCCATCATAAG ATCACCGAGCAGCAGTGCTGTCTATGGCAACGCACATTACGCGCAGCATCCTAACATCACATTGCCTCTCTTTGAACCACAG GAATCTGCCCGATTGAAGGGACATCATGATCGAAGTCAGTCAGCAGATTCAACAAGTTTGAACTCCGACGATCCACAAGACGTGGACCTTGAACTCAAGCTATGA
- the LOC136458703 gene encoding protein SPEAR1-like isoform X3 produces MSGSNFGDSMGWSSSGRSSGSRRGKRGGGSGGGTDKPKQPQRGLGVAQLEKIRLQSEMAEYFHPLGQPPSLIHRTGSLNLMPYGERDVRYSEFQAPIIRSPSSSAVYGNAHYAQHPNITLPLFEPQESARLKGHHDRSQSADSTSLNSDDPQDVDLELKL; encoded by the exons ATGAGTGGGAGCAACTTTGGGGACAGCATGGGGTGGAGCAGTAGCGGGAGATCGTCTGGCTCGAGAAGGGGCAAGagaggcggcggcagcggcggcggcaccgaCAAGCCCAAGCAGCCGCAGCGAGGGCTCGGCGTGGCGCAGCTTGAGAAGATTAGGTTACAGAGCGAAATGGCGGAGTACTTCCATCCCCTCGGCCAACCCCCCAGCTTGATCCACAGAACGGGCAGCCTGAACTTG ATGCCATACGGCGAGAGAGACGTACGATACAGTGAATTCCAAGCTCCCATCATAAG ATCACCGAGCAGCAGTGCTGTCTATGGCAACGCACATTACGCGCAGCATCCTAACATCACATTGCCTCTCTTTGAACCACAG GAATCTGCCCGATTGAAGGGACATCATGATCGAAGTCAGTCAGCAGATTCAACAAGTTTGAACTCCGACGATCCACAAGACGTGGACCTTGAACTCAAGCTATGA
- the LOC136460852 gene encoding uncharacterized protein, producing the protein MVNEKVPATTSREINNKYHSWEFSPAEPRRWPLRPRRPPSKPPAATQAPPPATAPVPSSTLLPPPPPWSLTVLGKVPRASAYVDADGFTLVESRRRWRSRERPRVSRHRPVPSTLVGLCFNCLEGDHVAAECRFPSRCHCRCPGHRARDCKRGRFPTRQPARGRGAPRPRQVRPGRPPSPSGTVSGRSCSTDQDTSVPPVCGEHFGSPQRTAERADDPTPPPPPRSPPPSPPPGHPSTRPVSEIVVIPRSVEINAVKEALSSLALVAIVGGTRPPVPC; encoded by the exons atggtaaatgaaaaagtgcccgccacg ACATCTAGAGAAATCAACAACAAATATCACTCATGGGAGTTCTCCCCTGCTGAACCCCGCCGGTGGCCACtccggccccggcgtccaccgtcCAAACCGCCGGCTGCCACCCAGGCTCCGCCGCCGGCCACTGCTCCGGTGCCGTCGtccacccttctccctcccccTCCTCCATGGAGTCTGACGGTTCTGGGAAAGGTCCCCCGGGCCAGCGCATACGTCGACGCTGATGGATTCACGCTGGTCGAGAGCCGCCGTCGCTGGCGCAGCCGGGAGCGCCCGCGTGTCTCCCGCCACCGCCCCGTCCCGTCGACGCTGGTGGGCCTCTGCTTCAACTGCCTGGAGGGGGACCACGTCGCCGCCGAGTGCCGTTTCCCGTCACGCTGCCACTGCAGGTGCCCGGGGCACCGCGCTCGCGACTGCAAGCGAGGCCGCTTCCCCACGCGACAGCCCGCGCGCGGCAGGGGCGCGCCGCGGCCACGTCAGGTGCGCCCAGGTCGCCCACCGTCGCCCTCCGGTACCGTGTCTGGCCGGTCCTGCTCTACGGATCAGGATACCTCCGTCCCACCCGTGTGCGGGGAGCACTTCGGGTCGCCGCAGCGTACCGCCGAGCGTGCTGATGATCCTACGCCGCCACCCCCGCCGCGTTCTCCGCCGCCGTCACCTCCGCCGGGCCACCCTTCCACGCGCCCGGTTTCGGAGATTGTCGTCATCCCGCGGTCGGTGGAGATCAACGCCGTCAAGGAGGCGCTCTCTTCTCTGGCCCTGGTGGCCATAGTCGGCGGGACTCGACCTCCGGTCCCCTGCTGA